A portion of the Pan troglodytes isolate AG18354 chromosome 10, NHGRI_mPanTro3-v2.0_pri, whole genome shotgun sequence genome contains these proteins:
- the INHBE gene encoding inhibin beta E chain, whose protein sequence is MRLPDVQLWLVLLWALVRAQGTGSVCPSCGGSKLAPQAERALVLELAKQQILDGLHLTSRPRITHPPPQAALTRALRRLQPGSVAPGNGEEVISFATVTDSTSAYSSLLTFHLSTPRSHHLYHARLWLHVLPTLPGTLCLRIFRWGPRRRRQGSRTLLAEHHITNLGWHALTLPSSGLRGEKSGVLKLQLDCRPLEGNSTITGQPRRLLDTAGHQHPFLELKIRANEPGAGRARRRTPTCEPATPLCCRRDHYVDFQELGWRDWILQPEGYQLNYCSGQCPPHLAGSPGIAASFHSAVFSLLKANNPWPASTSCCVPTARRPLSLLYLDHNGNVVKTDVPDMVVEACGCS, encoded by the exons ATGCGGCTCCCTGATGTCCAGCTCTGGCTGGTGCTGCTGTGGGCACTGGTGCGAGCACAGGGGACAGGGTCTGTGTGTCCCTCCTGTGGGGGCTCCAAACTGGCACCCCAAGCAGAACGAGCTCTGGTGCTGGAGCTAGCCAAGCAGCAAATCCTGGATGGGTTGCACCTGACCAGTCGTCCCAGAATAACTCATCCTCCACCCCAGGCAGCGCTGACCAGAGCCCTCCGGAGACTACAGCCAGGGAGTGTGGCTCCAGGGAATGGGGAGGAGGTCATCAGCTTTGCTACTGTCACAG ACTCCACTTCAGCCTACAGCTCCCTGCTCACTTTTCACCTGTCCACTCCTCGGTCCCACCACCTGTACCATGCCCGCCTGTGGCTGCACGTGCTCCCCACCCTTCCTGGCACTCTTTGCTTGAGGATCTTCCGATGGGGACCAAGGAGGAGGCGCCAAGGGTCCCGCACTCTCCTGGCTGAGCACCACATCACCAACCTGGGCTGGCATGCCTTAACTCTGCCCTCTAGTGGCTTGAGGGGTGAGAAGTCTGGTGTCCTGAAACTGCAACTAGACTGCAGACCCCTAGAAGGCAACAGCACAATTACTGGACAACCAAGGCGGCTCCTGGACACAGCAGGACACCAGCATCCCTTCCTAGAGCTTAAGATCCGAGCCAATGAGCCTGGAGCAGGCCGGGCCAGGAGGAGGACCCCCACCTGTGAGCCTGCGACCCCCTTATGTTGCAGGCGAGATCATTACGTAGACTTCCAGGAACTGGGATGGCGGGACTGGATACTGCAGCCCGAGGGGTACCAGCTGAATTACTGCAGTGGGCAGTGCCCTCCCCACCTGGCTGGCAGCCCAGGCATTGCTGCCTCTTTCCATTCTGCcgtcttcagcctcctcaaagcCAACAATCCTTGGCCTGCCAGTACCTCCTGTTGTGTCCCTACTGCCCGAAGGcccctctctctcctctaccTGGATCATAATGGCAATGTGGTCAAGACGGATGTgccagatatggtggtggagGCCTGTGGCTGCAGCTAG